In the Corynebacterium anserum genome, GGGTAAGGGCGTGGCGTCGCCCATCTATCTCGATAACAACATCCTTGCGGGAAGGCACGGCTGAACTCACCTCCTCGGCTTTGCCCGTAGCAAAAGCGGCGGGGATATCAGCCGACGGTAGAAAGACCTCCTCCATCCACTTTGTGCCCACCGCAAAATTCTCTGCAGTGGTGGCCGCAAAGTCACGATGAGCCAAAATCTGCTCGATCAATGGCTGTGGCGTCGCCACCCCCTCGATACGTAGCTCGCGAAGAGCGCGCAGACAGCGAGACAGCGCGGTGGGGCGATCGGGTCCTGTGATAATTAGCTTGGCAATCATCGAATCGAAGTCTGGCGTGACCACGTCCCCTTGACGCACACCGGTCTCTACGCGCACCCCATGACCGGTTGGCCATGCCAGCTCAGTGATAGTTCCCGCTGTCGGTGTGAGATCAGCCCCTGGATCTTCACTGGTGATACGTAACTCAACGGAATGTCCACGACCGTCAGGCACAGCGCACAAAGCCTCACCATTGGCAATGCGGATCTGTTGCGTCACCATGTCAAGGCCAGTGATCTCCTCAGAAACGGTGTGCTCCACTTGCAAGCGGGGATTGACTTCAAGGAAATACACATCTTCGCCCTTGACCAGGAATTCGCAAGTACCGAGTCCCTGATATCCAGTGTGACGGAAAAGGTTTTCAGACCACTGGCTAAGCTTGGAGAGTGCGCCTGGGGAAAGAAATGGTGCGGGTGCTTCCTCAATCAACTTTTGGTTGCGGCGCTGAACGGAACAATCGCGCGTACTCACCACAGCGAAGTTGCCGTGGACATCTGCCATGCACTGCGTTTCTACGTGACGGCCGTTTTCCACAAATTTTTCTAGGAAGTATGAGCTCAGATCACCGCCAGTTCCATTGGCATCCGCGTGGCGCGCCCCGAATTCCTCCACATCTTTGTCCGTACGCATGATCTCGATGCCGCGGCCGCCGCCTCCGTCCGAACGCTTAGCAACAATCGGTAAACCATGCGTGGCCACGAAGTCACGCACAGTGTCCATGGAGTCAACCGGATCATTGGTACCAGGAACGGGTTGGACAGCGGCGGCGTTGGCAGTGCGCCGTGCTGAAATCTTGTCACCAAGTTGTTCAATAGTGTGAGCAGATGGGCCAATCCATACCAGCCCAGCATCTACGACGGCGGCCGCTACCTCGGCAACCTCAGACAAGAATCCATATCCCGGGTGGATCGCATCTGCATCAGCTTCCTTCGCGACCTGCAGAATCTTCTGCAAGTTCAGATAGGTCTCTTGAGCGGTACCCGCCCCGAGGGAATAGGCTTCATCAGCCAATTCGACCGCCGGAGAATTGATGTCCGCTTCTGCATAGACGGCTATGGCTTTCAGCCCCAGGTCATGAACTGTGCGAATAATGCGCGCGGCAATTTCGCCACGGTTGGCCACCAGGATCCTTGTGATCATCTACTGCCCTTTTTCTGTCGTTGGTGTGATGTGCGCGTAAAAGAAATCCCTGTTTTATGTAGGAGCAGCTGTGTTGTGGGAGCCGGCTCCTACACGGGCACACACCGTGCTCGCAGGGAATTGACCAAACTCTATGAACCCTTTTCGGCTTAACCCCAGTGCTGAAACACCCTTTTTAGCGGTGCTCGCCCCCGACCTCGTTTCTGTAGCATGCCAGCTGATCAGTACCTTTATGGCAACCATATGTATGTAATTGTGAAACAAAACCACACCCGCAGCACTCGAGCATTCCTCACCCATAGTGGGGCAGCTCACAATTTCTGCACGTACTTCGCCCTAATTTAAAACGTGTAATTTCATCAACTCTGCGTCGTCTAAAACCAGCCACCTGCGACGGCCGAGTATCAGTCAATAGATCCAATAGATGAAGGGTGGGAAAAGAGGCAGGGGCAGTAAAATCAGATCTCGTGACTAGTGCGAGCAAAGTAGCAGACAAAGATCCGGCAATCCGATGGCAGGAGCTGGCCGACGCCGTACGCCACCATCGTCAGGCGTACTACTACGGCAGCGCGGAAATCTCGGACGCGGACTTCGATGCCCTACTGCGAGAATTACAGCAATTGGAGGCTGAACACCCCGAAGCTGTGACAGGCACATCCCCCACGCAGGAGGTGGCTCCAGCACCGCCCGATAGTTCTCCCTTCCGCAATGTCGACCACCGTGATCGGATGCTGAGCCTGGACAACGTCTTCGATAGCGAGCAACTCACAGCATGGCTCGCACGCACGCCCGCAAGCACCTACCTCACAGAGCTCAAGATCGATGGGGCATCCATCAACCTTCTCTATGTCAAAGGCAAACTGGAACTTGCTCTCACCCGCGGCGACGGCACCACAGGCGAGGACATTACTCACAACGCACGTACCCTGAACGATATCCCCGACGAGCTTCATGCCACCGACGAGTTTCCAGTTCCTGATTTGGTAGAGATCCGGGGGGAAGTCTATATCTCCGTCGATGACTTTGCGGCGATGAACGCACAACGTCAAGCAGAAAAAAAGAAACTATTTGCAAATCCCCGCAACGCTGCAGCAGGTGCTATGCGCCAGAAAAATGCCGAAGATACCGCACAAAGGCCGCTCCGCCTGATTTGCCACGGCATTGGTGCACGGGAGGGCTTCGAGGTGCACAGCCAACACGAGGCCTACACAGCAATCAAGGCGTGGGGTCTACCTGTCAGTCCGTACACCACACAGGTACATTCGGCCGAAGAAGTGCTCAAGCAAGTGACGTACTGGGGTGAGCACCGCCACGATGCTGCCCATGAAATGGACGGTCTTGTCATTAAAGTTGATTCACTGGATGAACAGCTGAGAATTGGCACTACCAGCAGAGCACCGAAGTGGGCCATCGCTTATAAATACCCTCCAGAAGAGGCGATGACCCGCTTACGCAATATCCGCGTGGGAATCGGTCGCACCGGCCGCGCCACCCCCTATGCGGTGATGGAACCAAAATACGTGGCAGGTTCCACGGTGTCGATGGCGACCCTGCATAACCCTTCCGAGGCACATCGCAAGGGGATCCGCTTGGGCGATGACATCATGATCCGCAAGGCCGGCGAGGTTATTCCAGAAGTTTTAGGCCCCGTAGAGGATAAGCGAACCGGCGATGAGCGGGAATACCTCTATCCCACGTTATGTCCCGAATGTGGCACTGCCCTCGCCCCGTCTAAAGAGGACGATGCGGACTGGCGCTGCCCTAACAACCGGTTCTGCCCAGGTCAGTTGCACACTCGCTTGACCTATTTGGCGGGGCGCGGCGCTTTCGACATCGATGCTCTCGGCGAAAAAGCTGCCTATGATCTCATCCACTCTGGGGTTCTCGACGACGAGTCTGGACTGTTCGCCCTCACCGCGTCGGATCTGGAACGCACCACGGCCTACACATCTCAAACCAGCGCCACCGAACGCAAGAAAAATCCCGATAAACTGCGCAAACTCAATAAAGCCGGGCGCACTCTGCTAGAGAAACTAGAAGACGCCAAACAGGTGGATCTATGGCGCGTGATCGTTGCCCTTTCAATCCGCCACGCTGGTCCGACAGCGGCGAAAGCATTGGCTAAGCACTTTGGCTCTGTCGAAGCAATCAAGGATGCGTCAACCGAGGAAATGGCGGCGATCGACGGAGTGGGACCTATCATCGCTCAATCGGTGGCAGATTGGTTTGCCGTGGACTGGCACCGCGCGATCATTGAGGCCTGGCAGTCCGCCGGGGTGCGTATGGAGGTTCCTAGTTCCGACGCCACCACTGATTATCCCGCCGGTACCGAACAGCCCGCGGTGGATGCCGAATTACTGGCAGGTCTCGTCATCGTTGTCACCGGCACACTGGA is a window encoding:
- a CDS encoding biotin carboxylase N-terminal domain-containing protein; this translates as MITRILVANRGEIAARIIRTVHDLGLKAIAVYAEADINSPAVELADEAYSLGAGTAQETYLNLQKILQVAKEADADAIHPGYGFLSEVAEVAAAVVDAGLVWIGPSAHTIEQLGDKISARRTANAAAVQPVPGTNDPVDSMDTVRDFVATHGLPIVAKRSDGGGGRGIEIMRTDKDVEEFGARHADANGTGGDLSSYFLEKFVENGRHVETQCMADVHGNFAVVSTRDCSVQRRNQKLIEEAPAPFLSPGALSKLSQWSENLFRHTGYQGLGTCEFLVKGEDVYFLEVNPRLQVEHTVSEEITGLDMVTQQIRIANGEALCAVPDGRGHSVELRITSEDPGADLTPTAGTITELAWPTGHGVRVETGVRQGDVVTPDFDSMIAKLIITGPDRPTALSRCLRALRELRIEGVATPQPLIEQILAHRDFAATTAENFAVGTKWMEEVFLPSADIPAAFATGKAEEVSSAVPSRKDVVIEIDGRRHALTLPSDIFAGFGGHAGGVSEQRPAQPRRGSSRRMEAAPAPTGDGAVGADGVLASPMQAIVVRLPVQPGQEVNEGDVLIVLEAMKMEKYIHSTVSGVVEEILVDVSQNVPAGTPLLRVAVKESANPGEEV
- the ligA gene encoding NAD-dependent DNA ligase LigA, with the translated sequence MTSASKVADKDPAIRWQELADAVRHHRQAYYYGSAEISDADFDALLRELQQLEAEHPEAVTGTSPTQEVAPAPPDSSPFRNVDHRDRMLSLDNVFDSEQLTAWLARTPASTYLTELKIDGASINLLYVKGKLELALTRGDGTTGEDITHNARTLNDIPDELHATDEFPVPDLVEIRGEVYISVDDFAAMNAQRQAEKKKLFANPRNAAAGAMRQKNAEDTAQRPLRLICHGIGAREGFEVHSQHEAYTAIKAWGLPVSPYTTQVHSAEEVLKQVTYWGEHRHDAAHEMDGLVIKVDSLDEQLRIGTTSRAPKWAIAYKYPPEEAMTRLRNIRVGIGRTGRATPYAVMEPKYVAGSTVSMATLHNPSEAHRKGIRLGDDIMIRKAGEVIPEVLGPVEDKRTGDEREYLYPTLCPECGTALAPSKEDDADWRCPNNRFCPGQLHTRLTYLAGRGAFDIDALGEKAAYDLIHSGVLDDESGLFALTASDLERTTAYTSQTSATERKKNPDKLRKLNKAGRTLLEKLEDAKQVDLWRVIVALSIRHAGPTAAKALAKHFGSVEAIKDASTEEMAAIDGVGPIIAQSVADWFAVDWHRAIIEAWQSAGVRMEVPSSDATTDYPAGTEQPAVDAELLAGLVIVVTGTLENFDRTGAKEAIEDRGGKATGSVSKKTDFLVAGDKAGSKLTKAMDLGVPVLNEEGFQRLLAHGAAAVR